From the genome of Burkholderiales bacterium:
GTAGCTGCCGACGCGGATGTACTCCTCGCCGGCAAACGCCACCGGATGGCGAGCCGCGCGGTGGATCTCCAGCAGGACCACCGGGCGATCCTCCATAGCGACGTGGAAGAAGCGGAAATCGATCTTGGGCTCCAGCAGACGCAGCAGCCAGTTCTCCAGCGCTTCGTTGCCCACGCGCGCCCCACGCGGATCGAAGCTCGTGCCCACCACCGAATGGTCCTCGTTCCGCACACCCCAGAGCATGTAGGCGAAGGCCTTGCCCACCAGCGCCGCCGCGTTGGCGAGCGCCGAGATGTACTCGCCGATCGCCTGCGGTTCGGCGTCGTTCAACTTGAACTCTGCCCACTCCGTCTCGCGCGGCAGAGCGCAGAGCTCGTTGACGAGGCTCGCCAGATAGGCCGCGGGGCGGTCGCCGGTCACGCCGGGGCCTCCTCCGCCAACGCCGCCACCCACCCCTTGCTCGCCAGCACATCGACTGCGATTCCGATCTGCCGCGGCGTGAACTGCCGCTTGCGGTCGTTCCAAGCGTAGGTCCGCGCGACCACGTCGGGCAGCGAGCGCACCGATTCGTGGCGCATGACCCAATGCACGGTAGACAATAGCTCCAGGCCGAACGGGGATTCGAAGCCTTCCGCCAGGGCCGCAACCCGGTCGAAGCGTTCGCGCGTCGGTCTGTGCTCGGCGAGAAACGCTGCGGCTTCCTCCACCGCGCCCGGGACCAGCGTCAACGGCTTGTCGGGCGCATCGCCGCCGTCGTCGTAGCCGGCAATCAGGTGCCCTTCGATCGCGTGCAGCACGTGACGCAGGTTCTCGGCATAGGGGCCGTACGGCGCGGCCTTGTAGCGCAACCGCAGCGGTTCGCCCGCCTCCTGCAGGAAGTACATCAGCTTGTGCACTTCGAGCAGCGTGACGAAGGGATCGAGCAAACCGCCGAGATAACGGTGCATCAGCTCCACCAGCGCCGCCCGCCCCGCCGTCATCCTCGGCACCTCGCGGGGATGGCGCATGGTGTCGGACGCCGGCGCCCCATTGGGTTCGTAGACGATGACCTGCACGTCGTCGAGCGGGCGCAGTGCCGCCTCGATGCGCGGGCGCACCTCGGCCCGCCAGTCCAGACCGCCCAGCCCGCTGCCGAGCGGCGGCAGCGCAATCGAGCGGATGCGCCGGGCTCGAATCTCCGCGATCAGCGCCGTGAGGCCGGCGTCGATGTCCTCGATACGGCTCTTGCCGCGCCAGTGGCGTTTGGTGGGGAAGTTGATGATGTAGCGCGGCGGCGTGAGCTGCCCGGTCTCGAAGACGAACATGCGGCCCGGCTGCACCTGCTCGCGCTTGCACGCGGCGACATACGCCTTGAAGTTCTCCGGGAAGGCGTTCTTGAACTGCAGCGCGATGCCGCGCCCCATCACGCCCACGCAGTTGACCGTGTTGACGAGCGCTTCCGCCTCGCTCTTCAGGATGTCGCCGCTGCGGTACTCGATCATGGCGGGCTCCTCGTGTGTCGTCAGTAATACCACTCCGGCCGAATCTCGACCGGTGGCTTATGTCCATGCGCCGCCAGCGCGCTGACCGCCGCGGCGTAGGTCGCGCGCGACTGCACGCCGATGCGCTCCACCAGATGCCAGGGGAAGCTCAGTTCCAGCAGGAACTCGGCCTGCTTGCCGTCCTTGCATTGCCGCCAGTCTCGGGCCTGTACGGCGTTCCAGTCGATCTCACCCAACTGGCCGAGGTCGCTGCGGTCCTCGAAGTACCGCGCGCCCGCGTTCGACAACGTGAACGCCCAGCGGCGAGGCTGCGCATCGGCCCAGGCGACCGCCGCGTGGAGGTCCGCTTCGAAGTGAACGATCAGCCCCTGTCCGCCCCGGTAGCTCAGCTCCGCGTGATTGCCCCGATAGATCAAGTACAGCATGACCGACCGCGGGCAGAAGTAGAAGGGCACGCAATCGCCCACGAACAGTGCCGGATGGCTGGTCAGGCGCAATTCGTTCAGCCGCCGCTGCTTGATGCTGTTCATGCCGATCGTGGTGCCCGCTGGCGCTCGCCGAACGACTTCGCGATCGCACCAGAGGCACTGGTCGGCCACGATCGACGGCAGCCGGTCCACGTGCGCGATGTGGTAGAGCTTCGGCCGCGCCGGCACGGTCACGCCTCGGCCTCCTCGGGTGCCGGATCGAGGTCGTCGGCTGCGGATTCGTCGTCTGCCTCGCCGAGCGCTTCAGCTTCGTCGAGCGGTTCGAGCTCTTCGGCTTCCTGCGGCAGCCGCGCCGCAGCCTCGCGAACGTCGAGCTTACCGGTGACGACGTCGGCGATCAGGCGCACGCGATACTCGCGCAGCAGCTCGATTTCGCGGCGGGCTTTCTCGGCCGCGTCATTCAGACCGCCGGTCCGTTCTTCAATCGTCCTGAGAAGCTCCTCCTGTTCCGAGAGTGGAGGTAGCGCGAACACAATGCCCTTCATTCGGCCAAGGCCGAGATCTTGGTTGGTTGCCCCACGGGTAAATAGTTGCGCTTGCTCATAGCAACGCGGAGAGTTCAGGACAAGCGCAAGGTATTCGGGTAGGAGCCTATTTCTCTTCACCTTTAAGACCGCCACGTGAACCCAGACTTGGAATCGGAAATGCAGGTCGACTGCACGCGCAACGCCCGTCGTGCCCCCTTTCGTGTAGAGAACGTCACCCAGCTCAGGTACAACGCGTTTGCTGAACTCCGCGTAGTCCGCCTCCGAGATGTACTTTGCATCGCTGAGGCTCCAACGATCAGCCTTGATGTTCCGGGCTGACAGAAACGGGATTCCGCTGTCGAGGTAGCGCGGAGAGTGGTGCGGCCCATCGACTGCGCGGGTGATGACGCGCCGAAGGGTCAGCACCTCCCAATGCTCCGGCACATCCCCCAGCCACTCCACGCCGGAGGGTTTGAGGCGGACGTTGGCGTCGAGGCCGCGGGTGACGGCGCGGTGGATGATGGCCTGCTTCTGCTCCACCATCAGCTTGATCAGCTTCTGCTTGACACGGATGTACCGCCGAATCCTCCGGTCCGCGTGGTCGAGGAAGCGAACGATGGCGGCTTGTTCATGATGGGGCGGAAACGCAACCGCCTCACTCAGGTACAGAGAGGAGTCGAGGTTCTGTATCCCCGTTGTTTGCTTAATCGAACGGACGTTTAGCCGGATCGCGTAGAGGTATGAATGCAGATACGTCAAGTACGCGGGATCAAAACCGCGGGCAACCGGCATACGAGCCACGAAATTCGAGCACACCGCGGTCGCTGGGTGGTCGTAAAGCATCACCACGCCGACTGGCTGAAGGTCTCCGCCACCCGATTTCTCCAACAATAGGTCGCCCGTTTTCAGCAACCGCCGAAGGCGGTCACTCGCCGGAACTGCGCGCAATGTAGGTCGCTTCAAACGAACTCTCAGGCGCGTCCGATCGAAGTCTGCGACGCGCACACACGGCAAATCGTCAACGCCATTGGGCTCGTCGCCCCAAACGCCATTGATACAGCCATCGATGGACGCTCCCAGCCGCCGCACCTCCCAATGCTCCGGCACCCGCCCCAACCACGGCACGCCGGAGTCCTTCATCGCGGGGTAGGGCTTGAGTCCGTCGATCATCACAGCGCCTCGAACCAGGTCTTGATCTTGATCGCCATGAACTTGCGACGCTCCTCGAGGAAGTCGTCGTAGTCTGGGATCGCGCCGTCCAGCAGCGACGCAGGGATGCAGCTTGCGCGCAAGTTGGCCCGCAGGTCCGCCTCGTCGTTGATGCCGCCGTACTTCTTCTTGCCACCGTTCACCTGCTCGGCCAGCTCCGCGAAATATTTCCCGGGCGGCTTGTCGCCGATGGCGATGTTGATCTCGCTCTGCGCCAGCGCGAAGTTGGCGATCTGGTTGTAGCGGCCGCGCGCGAGGCCCTGCGACTTGAGGTGCTTCTTCGGATAGACGTGGTGCACGTCGCTGCGGTTGAGCAGCAGGTCGAGCACGGTGATGTCGCGCGAGAGGAAGCCCTTGTCGCCGAGCTTCACCTGCGCCGCCTGGTAGCAGAGGAAGTAGGGGCTGTTCGACGACGAGGTATCCATGAGCTGCGGCAGCATGCCGGTCCAGAAGCTCGCGGGCAGTTCGTTCTCGATCACCGCGTCGGCGTAGGCGGCGAGCCCGCGTGCCTCGACTTGTCGGATGTCGAAGTCGAAGGTCGTCTCCGGGCTGCCGGTGTAGCGGCTGCGGAGGACGGACATCGCGTACCAGCGGCGCACCAGTCGTTCCAGATCGGCGGCGGGCAGGCCCTCGGCCCGCCCGCGCAGATAGAGGATGTAGGCGAAGTTGACGGCGTTGCGGCCGCCGATCAGGTCGCTGGTCACGAAGCCCGCCGAGCGCAGGATCATCGTGATGCGGTCGAAGTGGGTCTTGTTGATGAAGGCCAGCACGCCCTGCTTCAGCTTGCCGAAGGACGCCTCGGCGATCGCCTCCTCGAACTGCTTGGTCTCGAAGTTGCGGCCCGAGAGCAGCGCCACCAGGTCCTGCAACTTGCCGCGCCCGAACTCGGACGTGAATGCCACCCGGAGCATGTCGGTGTAGGTCGGGTCGTAGATGTCGTCGTTGACGTCCTTGAGCCAGCGCATCGCCGGCAGGAACTCGGAGGCGGCGAATGCCTTGTCACCTTTCTCGATGCGGGCGAGGAACTCCGGTGCCACGGCCAGGTGGCAGAAGTAGTCGATGGCCTTGCGCAGCAGGTTGCCGCCGTAGGTCTCGTTGACGGCGATTTTCGACATGGCGAAGTCGGCCTGTGACAGTTCAGTGCCCGCCGAGTTGACGCGGATGAAGATCTCGGTGACGGTCTCGATGTCGAGGTCGTCGGCCAACTCGATCACGCCGACGTGGTTGTTGATGATCTTGCGCAGCTTCTCCAGCACGCGCGAGACGCGCTTGCGGTCGGCGGCGGGGTTCTTCTTGGTGTAGGTGTCGGTCAGCTCGGTCAGGCTCGCGTCGGGCGCGAAGACCTCGGCCACGTCCT
Proteins encoded in this window:
- a CDS encoding macro domain-containing protein, encoding MIEYRSGDILKSEAEALVNTVNCVGVMGRGIALQFKNAFPENFKAYVAACKREQVQPGRMFVFETGQLTPPRYIINFPTKRHWRGKSRIEDIDAGLTALIAEIRARRIRSIALPPLGSGLGGLDWRAEVRPRIEAALRPLDDVQVIVYEPNGAPASDTMRHPREVPRMTAGRAALVELMHRYLGGLLDPFVTLLEVHKLMYFLQEAGEPLRLRYKAAPYGPYAENLRHVLHAIEGHLIAGYDDGGDAPDKPLTLVPGAVEEAAAFLAEHRPTRERFDRVAALAEGFESPFGLELLSTVHWVMRHESVRSLPDVVARTYAWNDRKRQFTPRQIGIAVDVLASKGWVAALAEEAPA
- a CDS encoding DUF4433 domain-containing protein: MTVPARPKLYHIAHVDRLPSIVADQCLWCDREVVRRAPAGTTIGMNSIKQRRLNELRLTSHPALFVGDCVPFYFCPRSVMLYLIYRGNHAELSYRGGQGLIVHFEADLHAAVAWADAQPRRWAFTLSNAGARYFEDRSDLGQLGEIDWNAVQARDWRQCKDGKQAEFLLELSFPWHLVERIGVQSRATYAAAVSALAAHGHKPPVEIRPEWYY
- a CDS encoding restriction endonuclease subunit S, which codes for MIDGLKPYPAMKDSGVPWLGRVPEHWEVRRLGASIDGCINGVWGDEPNGVDDLPCVRVADFDRTRLRVRLKRPTLRAVPASDRLRRLLKTGDLLLEKSGGGDLQPVGVVMLYDHPATAVCSNFVARMPVARGFDPAYLTYLHSYLYAIRLNVRSIKQTTGIQNLDSSLYLSEAVAFPPHHEQAAIVRFLDHADRRIRRYIRVKQKLIKLMVEQKQAIIHRAVTRGLDANVRLKPSGVEWLGDVPEHWEVLTLRRVITRAVDGPHHSPRYLDSGIPFLSARNIKADRWSLSDAKYISEADYAEFSKRVVPELGDVLYTKGGTTGVARAVDLHFRFQVWVHVAVLKVKRNRLLPEYLALVLNSPRCYEQAQLFTRGATNQDLGLGRMKGIVFALPPLSEQEELLRTIEERTGGLNDAAEKARREIELLREYRVRLIADVVTGKLDVREAAARLPQEAEELEPLDEAEALGEADDESAADDLDPAPEEAEA
- a CDS encoding DUF262 domain-containing protein gives rise to the protein MSTQRYSVTPHPIETLLTWVKSGEIAIPEIQRPFVWEATKVRNLLDSLYQGYPVGYLIAWRNPTVKLKDGTSSAGKRILIDGQQRVTALMAALLGREVLTKDYETVRIRIAFHPQEERFEVANPAIRKDVAWIEDVAEVFAPDASLTELTDTYTKKNPAADRKRVSRVLEKLRKIINNHVGVIELADDLDIETVTEIFIRVNSAGTELSQADFAMSKIAVNETYGGNLLRKAIDYFCHLAVAPEFLARIEKGDKAFAASEFLPAMRWLKDVNDDIYDPTYTDMLRVAFTSEFGRGKLQDLVALLSGRNFETKQFEEAIAEASFGKLKQGVLAFINKTHFDRITMILRSAGFVTSDLIGGRNAVNFAYILYLRGRAEGLPAADLERLVRRWYAMSVLRSRYTGSPETTFDFDIRQVEARGLAAYADAVIENELPASFWTGMLPQLMDTSSSNSPYFLCYQAAQVKLGDKGFLSRDITVLDLLLNRSDVHHVYPKKHLKSQGLARGRYNQIANFALAQSEINIAIGDKPPGKYFAELAEQVNGGKKKYGGINDEADLRANLRASCIPASLLDGAIPDYDDFLEERRKFMAIKIKTWFEAL